tttatgttgttttttttttgtttttttttttggtaatgTTAaccactttgtactgcaaagatttctcactggtgaatgagacatgagatgtggacgtctgatctgtgcgtgttcatgtattttgaaagaggcgtgactttggatggcaatttgaatggagggtgggatcgtgatttcattgctagtcggctaccgttagcatttttcaaaattagaTACCCTGCTTTTTGGTCAAGCTGGGCCTTTTATTTTGTGCAATACCCCcctaatgaatatttttttcaattacAATTTTGTGCATATTCACAAATGTATCCAGTCAGCCGCATCAGTGTAGCCATTTCTATAACATGAGATAATACACAAGGTTACATTTGCACACTGACCAGAAAACCAATGACAACACCTTAGATCATTGATAATTATTGTAATGATGCCAATATAAGGAACAACTTAAAGatttaattctgtcatcatttactcatgttgTTAGAAACCttttttaatttctttgttttgctaaaCACAAAGTTATTTGTAATGAAGCAGGAGACAGAAGCACCcttgactaccatagtaggaaaaaatactacaatggaagtcaatggtgttAAAAAACAATATCTTCCTTTGTCTTCAGCAGAAGAAAGAAGGTCATACAGGGtttaaacaacatgaggatgttacagtaaatgacaacagaatttaaattttgggtgaactatcctatAATAttgcttatgtttttttattattcaagacatttgtttttacattcATCAATCTCtatacatgtatttattttttaatccattaaatatttttaataaagtaatatttcctttattaacaatattacaaaaaatctgtgatgtttcatacagtaaacgCATCATTTAAAACAAGAATTACATCATCTGAATAATCATATCACAACTTTTTACAGTAAAAACCGGATAAAGACATTGCACATACTCTTTATATTACAGTGAATGACTTTGTAAAGCATTGTTAAAAGTTGTGAATGTTCAAGTTAAAGacagtacatgttaacaattaatttaGCTCTGTACTTTTCCTTCAAGTGTGTAAATAAATCATTACCTATATTAATCAACTTTATTCTATATGAAACATAATCAAGTCTTTTCAATTTCTACACTCAAATACAAACATATAAAAGAGTAAAACACATCTTATTTTAATCACATTTGGTCTGAAATTCCTCAAGTCTTTCAATTTGATATGGCTCCCTCATATAACACTCTGGGGGCTCCCATTCGTTTTTTCAGCTGCTCCTTTCAGAACTGTGTTCACTTGTATTTCTGTGTAGAAAAAGAGAGGaaaacatgtgttttaaaaaaatgacaaacttTACGTTAACTGGATGCTTCTTGCTCTTTTCTGGTATGAAAGTCATGGATGCTTTGGCATTTTGttgcaatttaaaataaaatacaaaatgatCAAATACCTGTATTAGATGGTCTCAGTCTCTTGTGGCACCTGAACAATACTATGAAGAAAAGAGCCTCAACTATCTGGAAAAAAATGTAGAGGGTAGGATAAAGATACAGCTGACCAATGACCTCAGGAGGGAAGGCCACCTTTAAGATTGTGGTACATAGATGGATGTTCTGGCAACCTGTTTCCATAGAAATAGTCCGCCTGCCCCTGAGGATGAAATAGACATAATGCTGTAAAAAATGTGCATTTGAATTTATAACAGACTGGCTTATGACGTATCAGAATTCCCGGCATACATACGATGCATTCATTTTGAACAGAGTCGACAGGATGTATCCACAAATGTATCCAATCAGTGGCATCAATGCAGCTGTAGCCAAAAGTGGAGGAGCTGTCACTCGAAAAACTCTGGTTCCATCCAGCATAGCAGCCACAACGGCGATGATAACATAAAGGATCATCATGAGAGAAATCCCAACCTAAGATCATAAAACAGGAAGTACAGTGTAAGTACACTTtaaacccagtgttgggtcaaaaagggatgtgCCCAGtctttgggtaaaattaacccagttatatttgacccaacaatgggttaaaacaacccagcattttggtttaaaacaagtccctttttgacccaatgctggattgaaaataagccagcattttttttacgaGTGTACTGAACTAAACATCTGTTTATTATGATAATGTTAACAGGATTTGCTTTAATTTACAAAGGATTCAACTGTATGAAAAATGTGACATATTCATCCTAAAACTCTCAGATTTCCCACCTTGGTAACCATCTTGGAATACTGTGGCACACGGTAGTTTATCAGAATGCCAATACCACAAGGCACCAGAATTAGAATGAGTGATATAATGATGCCAGTGTAAGGAATGGCACTTTGAAGATTTGAGAAACCTTGGCTATACAGGAATAGCATGAGAGGCATCAAAAACAACCCCAGTGCCGTGGAACAGGTTGTCATCACAATACTGAAAAAGAGGAAAGATAAAAAAATGTTGGACATCATGGCAAGACATGACAGCTTGGATCAACAGGAATTATATGTGAGAAATTTTGAGAAAGATAATCTGAATCTGCATTTAGTTTTGTGATGCATTTGCACTGCAGAGTTACACAATCAAACATTTAATAAGATTACATTATTCTAAAGCCTATGTTTAACAATGTAATggatcaccctgtagcccaagacatcttgcccactgaagctaagcagggctgagcctggtcagtacttggatgggagaccacttgggaaaaaccaggttgctgctggtagtggtgttagtgagaccagcagggggtgctcaccctgtggtctgtgtgggtcctaacaccccagtatagtgatggggacactatactgtcaaaaaagcaccgtccttcggatgagacgttaaaccgaggtcctgactctctgtggtcattaaaaatcccaggatgttcttcgaaaagagtaggggtgtgccctggcatcctggccaaacctgcccattggcctactaatcatccctcatactaattggctatatcactctatatcctctccactaataagctggtgtgtggtgagcgttctggtgcaatatggctgccgtcgcatcatccaggtggatgctgcacattggtggtggttgaggagattccccgttcatatgtaaagtgctttgagtactgagaaaagcgctatagaaatgtaaggaattaattaattaatagtTACTACAGTCAACTACATACATGTTTGTGCtttgtgtaaaatataaaattagaaaCTGGACAGAAAGGTTTGTGGACAAACTTACTTTACAAAAAAGGCTAATCTGAAAATGTAAAATAGTTTAATAGTTGTAAGTTTAAAAAACATGATGCATTCTTGAAAAATAGCTAACAGGTCTTTACCTTATTTTAACATGTCTTA
The nucleotide sequence above comes from Paramisgurnus dabryanus chromosome 12, PD_genome_1.1, whole genome shotgun sequence. Encoded proteins:
- the slc10a1 gene encoding hepatic sodium/bile acid cotransporter codes for the protein METLKLFSDPTVKLITINSTTEFNFSSIDSYVNTTMSQDSAFIDKLNLILRLSLIIMIFITMLSLGCTMEILKIKKHLIRPKGVAIAIMAQYGIMPLTAFCLAKVFRLETIESITVLICGCCPGGNLSNIFSLALQGDMNLSIVMTTCSTALGLFLMPLMLFLYSQGFSNLQSAIPYTGIIISLILILVPCGIGILINYRVPQYSKMVTKVGISLMMILYVIIAVVAAMLDGTRVFRVTAPPLLATAALMPLIGYICGYILSTLFKMNASGRRTISMETGCQNIHLCTTILKVAFPPEVIGQLYLYPTLYIFFQIVEALFFIVLFRCHKRLRPSNTEIQVNTVLKGAAEKTNGSPQSVI